Genomic segment of Aulosira sp. FACHB-615:
AATTTTGACTGGCAAACTTGCACATTATTCTCATCATCCATATATCAATTCTAAACTTATGCTAAAAAAAGTAGTGATTGTTGGCGCTGGCCCAAGTGGACTTTTATTAGCTCAGTATTTGTTACGTCGTGGTGATAATTATCAAGTAGAGATTTATGAGCGTCGCAGTGATCCTAGAATTGTAGCTTTTTCTAAATCCAGGACTTATCCTATCTCTCTCAACGAGAGAGGTATGTATGCTTTAAGACAAATTGAGGGATTAGAAGCAGCAGTCAAAGATATAAGTTTAGTTATGAATGGCACGATTTTTCATCAAAGGAATGGGAAAACTAGATATAGTCCGCGACAAAATCCTTTATTCACCCTTGATAGAACAAATTTAGCGATCGCAATTTTAGAAGACTTAACTAATAAGTATCATCATCGCTTAAATATTCACTTTGACTGTCAATGTCAGCAAGTTGATTTTGCGACTAAAACTTTAACAGTTATCAATAAATCTGAAGTATCGGAAGAAGTTTTTACTGTTCATTATGATTTTTTAGTTGGTGCTGATGGAGCCTATTCGGCGGTTAGAGAAAGTTTGAAGTTGACCGCAAATTTTTCCTGTGAACAAAAATATATTCCCACAGATTATAAATCGTTTTTCTTACCTAATCTTGATGCTAACTCCAAGATTAATTTAGCCGCAGATAAAATCCATTCTTGGATGCTGAAAGATGGCACAGTTGTGTTCTTACTCCATCAATTAGGCAAAACTATGAGTGGAATTATTCACTTTCCTCGTCAGCAAAATCAAGTAGCTAATCTTGCCACC
This window contains:
- a CDS encoding NAD(P)/FAD-dependent oxidoreductase, with translation MLKKVVIVGAGPSGLLLAQYLLRRGDNYQVEIYERRSDPRIVAFSKSRTYPISLNERGMYALRQIEGLEAAVKDISLVMNGTIFHQRNGKTRYSPRQNPLFTLDRTNLAIAILEDLTNKYHHRLNIHFDCQCQQVDFATKTLTVINKSEVSEEVFTVHYDFLVGADGAYSAVRESLKLTANFSCEQKYIPTDYKSFFLPNLDANSKINLAADKIHSWMLKDGTVVFLLHQLGKTMSGIIHFPRQQNQVANLATQQEVLNFFQANFPDIGQLMPASEAEAFGNKQPSTVLTVRCQSYHYGDSVLLIGDAAHAVSPSIGQGCNAALEDVLIFDQLLDEYSDNIPQAIAQFTVRRQPDGYALVELGNNAFPLSQGLFIEYLIRDISAKILHKLFPKNFAQPLFYLISETTVPYAEILNLYQGWIAKVKKSNEKFQDLPNNSLNLL